A DNA window from Acomys russatus chromosome 7, mAcoRus1.1, whole genome shotgun sequence contains the following coding sequences:
- the LOC127192158 gene encoding olfactory receptor 51H1-like, giving the protein MNSNASQTDHHSFILTGIPGMPEKNPWMAFPLGFLYTLTLLGNGTILAVVKVEQSLHEPMYYFLCILALTDVSLSMSTLPTMLSVFWFNALEIPFDACITQMFFIHGFGVVESGVLMSMAFDRFVAIRDPLRYASILTHGLIGKIGLVVFARAVCVVFPVPFLIKRLPFCHPNVLSHSYCLHQDAMRLACASTRVNSLYGLIVVILTLGLDALTILFSYALILKTVLGIASRAERLKALNTCLSHICAVLLFYIPLIGATMIHRFGKHLSPVVHMLMANIYLLLPPVLNPIVYSVKTKQIRRRIIQVFQGKKNMA; this is encoded by the coding sequence ATGAACTCAAATGCTTCCCAAACCGATCACCATAGTTTCATTCTGACAGGCATCCCAGGGATGCCAGAAAAGAACCCATGGATGGCCTTTCCCCTGGGATTTCTCTACACACTAACCCTCCTGGGAAATGGCACCATCCTAGCAGTTGTCAAGGTAGAGCAGAGCCTCCATGAGCCTATGTACTACTTCCTCTGCATCTTGGCTCTGACCGATGTCAGTCTCTCCATGTCCACCTTGCCCACTATGCTCAGTGTCTTCTGGTTCAATGCCCTCGAGATTCCCTTTGATGCATGCATCACCCAGATGTTCTTTATTCATGGATTTGGAGTAGTAGAATCTGGAGTCTTAATGTCCATGGCCTTTGACAGATTTGTGGCGATCCGAGACCCTCTGCGTTATGCTTCCATCCTCACTCATGGCCTTATCGGAAAGATTGGACTAGTTGTCTTTGCCCGGGCAGTCTGTGTGGTCTTCCCTGTGCCCTTTCTTATAAAGCGGCTGCCCTTCTGTCATCCTAATGTCTTATCTCATTCATACTGTCTTCACCAAGATGCAATGAGGTTAGCCTGTGCCAGCACCCGTGTCAACAGCCTCTATGGCCTCATTGTCGTCATCCTCACATTGGGGCTCGATGCTCTCACCATTCTCTTCTCTTATGCGCTCATCCTGAAGACAGTGCTGGGCATTGCTTCCAGAGCTGAGAGGCTCAAAGCCCTCAACACCTGCCTCTCGCACATCTGTGCTGTGCTTCTCTTTTATATCCCACTTATCGGTGCCACCATGATCCACAGATTTGGGAAACATTTATCACCAGTTGTGCATATGCTCATGGCCAATATCTACCTTCTCCTTCCCCCTGTGCTGAACCCCATTGTCTACAGTGTGAAGACCAAGCAGATACGTAGACGGATCATCCAAGTGTTCCAAGGGAAAAAGAACATGGCCTAG